A region from the Halobacillus mangrovi genome encodes:
- the sdaAB gene encoding L-serine ammonia-lyase, iron-sulfur-dependent subunit beta, translated as MKYRSVFDIIGPVMIGPSSSHTAGAARIGRAARHLFGREPKYAHVHLYGSFAKTYKGHGTDVAIIGGLLDYETFDERIGQALETARKNGMKIRFHEEEAHTDHPNTARLKIGDDDGELELVGISIGGGKAEITELNGFDLNLSGSHPAILLIHNDRYGAIASATAILAKNEINIGRMEVSRKAQGEQALMVIEMDQNIDDTVLSELERADHIIQVAKISE; from the coding sequence ATGAAATACAGATCTGTGTTTGATATCATCGGTCCAGTCATGATTGGACCATCCAGTTCACATACGGCAGGGGCTGCCCGTATTGGCAGAGCCGCCCGCCACCTTTTTGGACGAGAACCTAAATATGCGCATGTCCATCTGTATGGCTCATTCGCAAAAACATATAAAGGTCACGGTACCGATGTGGCAATCATCGGTGGCTTACTTGACTATGAAACATTTGATGAAAGGATCGGACAAGCGCTTGAAACAGCTCGAAAAAATGGAATGAAGATCCGATTTCACGAAGAAGAGGCCCATACCGATCACCCGAATACTGCGCGCTTAAAAATAGGCGATGATGACGGCGAATTAGAGCTTGTAGGAATCTCTATCGGTGGAGGTAAAGCAGAAATTACTGAACTGAACGGGTTCGACCTTAACCTTTCAGGAAGCCATCCTGCAATTCTTCTTATCCATAACGATCGGTATGGAGCTATTGCATCGGCTACAGCCATACTTGCTAAGAACGAAATCAATATTGGACGTATGGAAGTATCTCGGAAAGCCCAGGGAGAGCAGGCCTTGATGGTGATAGAAATGGACCAGAATATTGATGATACTGTGTTAAGTGAGCTTGAGCGTGCCGATCACATCATTCAAGTCGCTAAAATTTCCGAATAA
- the plsX gene encoding phosphate acyltransferase PlsX produces MRLAIDAMGGDNAPEAIVKGAVKAAETIKNLEITLVGDEEKINPLLSGQNNITVLHTTEMITSEDEPVRAVRRKKNSSMVLMANEVKEGRADGCISAGNTGALMSAGLFVVGRMNGVDRPALSPTLPTQDGKGFLMLDVGANVDAKPEHLLQYGVIGSIYAENVRNISRPRVGLLNVGTEDGKGSDLTKKAFQLLKDAPIHFIGNVEARDLLDGVADVVVTDGFTGNVALKTIEGTAMTMFSMMKKTFMSNFKTKIAAGLAKNDLRKLKDQLDYSEYGGAGLFGLASPVIKAHGSSNERAVFNAIRQACQMIELNVTSTISNTLQDMQQKEEK; encoded by the coding sequence ATGAGGCTTGCCATAGATGCTATGGGTGGGGATAATGCTCCTGAAGCAATCGTCAAAGGTGCAGTGAAAGCTGCTGAAACGATCAAAAATCTTGAAATTACCCTTGTTGGGGATGAGGAAAAGATTAACCCACTATTAAGCGGTCAGAATAATATCACAGTTCTACATACAACAGAAATGATTACTTCAGAGGATGAGCCGGTAAGAGCAGTAAGGAGGAAGAAAAACTCATCGATGGTGCTGATGGCTAACGAGGTAAAAGAAGGACGTGCCGATGGTTGTATATCAGCCGGAAATACTGGAGCCTTGATGAGTGCCGGTTTGTTTGTAGTCGGCCGTATGAATGGAGTTGACAGGCCAGCCTTAAGTCCTACGCTTCCTACCCAGGATGGGAAAGGTTTTTTAATGTTAGATGTGGGGGCAAACGTAGATGCGAAGCCAGAACATTTACTGCAATATGGTGTAATTGGATCGATTTACGCGGAAAATGTCCGAAATATTTCCCGTCCACGTGTAGGGCTATTAAATGTGGGCACCGAAGATGGAAAGGGAAGTGATTTAACAAAAAAAGCTTTCCAGTTATTGAAGGATGCACCGATTCATTTCATCGGAAATGTAGAAGCCCGCGACTTACTAGATGGAGTTGCAGATGTTGTTGTAACTGATGGCTTTACAGGAAATGTAGCATTGAAAACAATTGAAGGAACAGCAATGACGATGTTTTCCATGATGAAAAAAACGTTCATGAGTAATTTCAAAACAAAGATCGCAGCTGGTTTAGCTAAAAATGATTTAAGAAAGTTAAAAGACCAACTTGATTATTCTGAATATGGGGGAGCCGGTTTATTTGGATTAGCCTCTCCCGTAATTAAAGCACATGGATCCTCAAATGAACGTGCTGTATTCAACGCGATCCGCCAAGCATGTCAAATGATTGAATTGAATGTGACTTCAACGATTTCAAATACTTTGCAAGATATGCAGCAGAAGGAGGAGAAATAA
- a CDS encoding Hsp20/alpha crystallin family protein — protein MRHKRNDLPEIFDESIYKLLKSVDSFFENALGRISSTIRPLPLGIKTFETPDHFLIEVEGVTKEQLRYNVIDGFLRIEVEESKESIFQNAKNGFSSEERSYQRVERFIPISKGLTKKDIVTTYNDGVTTFYIPKVR, from the coding sequence TTGAGACACAAACGAAATGACTTGCCGGAAATATTTGATGAATCTATTTACAAACTTTTGAAAAGTGTTGATTCCTTTTTTGAAAATGCTTTGGGTAGGATCAGTTCTACAATACGCCCGCTCCCGTTGGGGATCAAAACTTTTGAGACGCCTGACCATTTTCTGATAGAAGTGGAAGGAGTAACGAAAGAACAACTCCGGTATAATGTAATCGATGGATTTTTAAGGATAGAGGTGGAGGAATCTAAAGAGTCCATATTCCAAAATGCCAAGAACGGATTCTCCAGTGAGGAAAGATCTTATCAGCGTGTGGAAAGGTTTATTCCAATTTCAAAAGGTTTAACTAAGAAAGATATAGTAACAACTTATAATGATGGAGTAACCACATTTTATATTCCTAAAGTAAGATAA
- the fapR gene encoding transcription factor FapR produces the protein MKKTKKVRQEELKKTIEDSPFITDEELAKRFGVSIQTIRLDRMEMSIPELRERIKSVATQEWNETVKALPIEEVIGEVVDLELDERAISILDIKPEHVFSRNNIARGHHLFAQANSLAVAVINDELALTARSSIQFSRQVKLGERVVAKAAVKGEDERGQTIVQVQSFVENEEVFSGTFHMYRSNQ, from the coding sequence ATGAAAAAGACAAAAAAAGTAAGGCAAGAGGAACTTAAAAAAACAATCGAAGATTCGCCTTTTATTACAGACGAAGAATTAGCCAAACGATTCGGGGTTAGCATTCAAACCATCCGCCTGGATCGGATGGAAATGTCCATACCTGAGCTTAGGGAACGGATAAAGTCAGTAGCTACTCAGGAATGGAATGAAACGGTCAAAGCCTTGCCGATTGAGGAAGTAATCGGAGAGGTTGTAGACTTAGAACTTGATGAACGGGCAATTTCCATTTTAGATATTAAGCCGGAACATGTTTTCTCTCGAAATAATATTGCTCGAGGTCATCATTTGTTTGCACAAGCCAATTCCCTTGCTGTTGCGGTCATCAACGATGAACTTGCATTAACAGCTCGTTCCAGTATCCAATTTTCGAGACAAGTGAAACTTGGAGAGCGCGTTGTTGCTAAAGCAGCAGTCAAAGGAGAAGACGAACGTGGGCAAACAATTGTGCAAGTGCAAAGTTTTGTCGAAAATGAGGAAGTTTTTTCTGGAACGTTTCATATGTATCGTTCCAATCAGTAA
- the sdaAA gene encoding L-serine ammonia-lyase, iron-sulfur-dependent, subunit alpha, translating into MFRNVAELVELAESQNIQISEVMIRQEMEVKQLTREEVVGQMEKNLDVMEKAIEDGLKGVKSHSGLTGGDAVLIQNYMKNHTPLSGNLLMDAVSKAVATNEVNAAMGTICATPTAGSAGCVPGTLFAVKNQLNPTREQMVRYLFTSGAFGFVVANNASISGAAGGCQAEVGSAAGMAAAAIVEMAGGTPSQSAEAMAITLKNMLGLICDPVAGLVEVPCVKRNAMGASNAVVAADMALAGVTSRIPCDEVIDAMYKVGQRMPSAFRETAQGGLAATPTGRELEAKVYGISLKKE; encoded by the coding sequence ATGTTTAGAAATGTTGCAGAACTAGTAGAACTCGCTGAAAGTCAAAATATACAAATTTCAGAAGTTATGATTCGTCAAGAGATGGAAGTTAAACAACTGACACGTGAAGAAGTCGTAGGACAGATGGAGAAAAACCTAGATGTCATGGAAAAGGCGATCGAAGACGGATTAAAGGGAGTTAAATCCCATAGCGGCTTAACGGGCGGGGATGCTGTTCTAATTCAAAACTACATGAAGAACCACACACCCTTATCAGGAAATTTATTGATGGACGCTGTCAGTAAAGCTGTTGCCACAAATGAAGTGAATGCTGCGATGGGAACTATTTGTGCGACGCCTACTGCTGGTAGCGCTGGTTGTGTACCTGGAACGCTTTTCGCTGTTAAGAACCAGTTGAACCCAACGCGTGAACAAATGGTACGCTACCTCTTCACTTCAGGAGCCTTCGGTTTTGTTGTAGCTAATAATGCTTCGATCTCCGGAGCAGCAGGAGGATGTCAGGCTGAAGTAGGTTCAGCAGCAGGAATGGCTGCAGCTGCAATTGTTGAAATGGCTGGTGGAACTCCATCCCAATCAGCCGAAGCGATGGCCATTACTTTGAAAAATATGCTCGGCCTTATTTGTGATCCTGTAGCTGGTCTAGTTGAGGTTCCTTGTGTAAAAAGAAACGCCATGGGCGCATCCAATGCGGTAGTTGCAGCCGATATGGCGTTGGCAGGAGTAACAAGCCGTATTCCTTGTGATGAGGTCATTGATGCTATGTACAAAGTGGGTCAGCGGATGCCTTCTGCGTTTCGTGAAACGGCACAAGGCGGGCTTGCAGCTACTCCTACAGGCAGGGAGCTCGAAGCAAAAGTGTATGGAATCTCATTGAAGAAAGAGTGA
- the fabG gene encoding 3-oxoacyl-[acyl-carrier-protein] reductase: MLQDQVALVTGASRGIGRSIAIELASKGAKVAVNYAGSEDRAEAVVQEIRDSGGVAIKIQADVAKEDDVKRMIKTVVDEFGRLDILVNNAGITKDNLLMRMKEEEFDAVINTNLKGVFLCTKGVTRQMMKQKYGRIVNVASIVGVSGNPGQANYVAAKAGVIGLTKSNAKELASRNIQVNAVAPGYITTDMTEALTEDQREQMLSLIPLNRLGEAEDVARVVRFLASEDANYMTGQTLHVDGGMVM; this comes from the coding sequence ATGTTACAAGATCAAGTAGCCCTTGTTACAGGGGCATCCCGTGGAATCGGTCGTTCTATTGCAATTGAGCTGGCTTCAAAGGGAGCAAAAGTTGCCGTCAACTATGCGGGGAGCGAGGACCGTGCTGAGGCAGTCGTGCAAGAGATTAGAGACTCAGGTGGAGTTGCCATAAAAATCCAGGCGGATGTGGCCAAAGAAGACGACGTAAAACGCATGATAAAAACGGTCGTGGATGAATTTGGGCGTTTAGATATTCTTGTTAATAATGCCGGAATTACTAAAGATAATCTGCTTATGCGAATGAAGGAAGAAGAGTTTGATGCGGTCATTAACACGAACTTGAAAGGTGTCTTTTTGTGCACTAAAGGCGTAACACGTCAAATGATGAAACAGAAATACGGACGTATTGTAAATGTTGCTTCTATCGTAGGCGTATCCGGGAACCCGGGACAAGCAAACTATGTAGCAGCAAAGGCAGGTGTCATTGGTTTGACGAAGTCAAACGCAAAAGAGCTTGCGTCAAGAAATATTCAAGTGAACGCGGTAGCACCTGGATACATCACTACTGATATGACAGAAGCACTTACAGAAGATCAGCGAGAGCAAATGCTGTCATTAATTCCACTTAACCGACTGGGAGAAGCTGAAGACGTTGCTAGAGTCGTGCGATTTTTAGCATCTGAAGATGCCAACTACATGACAGGTCAGACACTTCATGTCGACGGCGGCATGGTGATGTAA
- the recG gene encoding ATP-dependent DNA helicase RecG yields the protein MLSQSISEIKGVGEKFEEHLNDLGLFTVEDLLFYFPFRYDSYETKPLTELAHNEKATIEGKVASEPSLSYFGRKKSRLTFTLQVEQFAVKAVMFNRAFAKKQLNPGDTVTITGKWDQQRLQITVSQFKKGEAKSQEPIQPVYQLKEGVALQRLRKIIKTALDEYGDEVPEILPEDLQLSYKLPDRTSAIKQMHYPETRILLKHAKRRFIYEEFLLFQLKMQILRKQHREATTGNAQEYDNDKLTSFVQSLPFELTQAQKRSLAEILKDMKSPHRMNRLLQGDVGSGKTAVAAIALYASITSGKQGSLMVPTEILAEQHHHSLKELFNGRAKVALLTGSIKGKRRKEILESIQKGEIDILIGTHALIQDEVHFKDLGFVIVDEQHRFGVNQRRALRDKGLNPDVLFMTATPIPRTLAITAFGDMDVSVIDEMPAGRKPVETYWVKGQMTERVLSFIQKEIDKGHQAYVICPLIEESDQLDIQNAVELYEQLSTVYEPDIPVGLMHGRLHNDEKEQVMQQFANNELKVLVSTTVVEVGVNVPNATVMVIYDAERFGLSQLHQLRGRVGRGSEQSYCILLADPKGDVGKERMRIMTETSDGFELSEQDLKLRGPGDFFGKKQSGMPEFKVGDMVHDYRALETARKDAAEMIFNESLDRDERYRSLKEKVYEDERLLGDVLD from the coding sequence GTGTTAAGCCAATCGATTAGCGAAATCAAAGGAGTCGGAGAAAAATTTGAAGAACACCTAAACGATCTCGGTCTATTTACGGTAGAGGATTTATTGTTTTATTTTCCTTTCCGCTATGACTCTTATGAAACAAAGCCTTTAACGGAGTTGGCTCATAATGAAAAAGCTACGATTGAGGGGAAGGTTGCTTCTGAGCCTTCCCTTAGCTATTTTGGTAGAAAAAAATCTCGGTTGACGTTTACGTTACAGGTTGAACAGTTTGCGGTTAAAGCTGTGATGTTCAACAGAGCTTTTGCAAAAAAGCAATTGAACCCTGGAGATACCGTCACAATTACGGGGAAATGGGATCAGCAGCGATTGCAAATTACAGTCAGTCAATTCAAAAAAGGCGAAGCTAAGAGTCAGGAGCCTATTCAGCCTGTCTATCAATTGAAAGAAGGAGTGGCTCTACAGAGGCTAAGGAAAATTATCAAAACCGCTTTAGATGAGTATGGAGATGAAGTGCCAGAAATTCTTCCGGAGGATTTACAGCTATCTTATAAACTCCCTGATCGAACTAGTGCAATAAAGCAGATGCACTACCCTGAAACAAGAATTTTATTAAAGCATGCAAAGCGACGGTTTATCTATGAGGAATTTCTACTTTTCCAATTGAAAATGCAAATTCTGAGAAAGCAACATAGAGAAGCTACAACAGGAAATGCGCAGGAATATGATAATGATAAGCTTACAAGCTTCGTTCAATCTCTGCCCTTTGAGCTAACCCAAGCACAAAAAAGGTCGCTTGCAGAAATTCTCAAAGATATGAAAAGTCCTCACAGAATGAATCGTCTATTGCAGGGTGATGTAGGGTCAGGAAAAACAGCCGTTGCTGCTATCGCCCTATATGCATCGATCACTTCAGGTAAGCAAGGGTCACTTATGGTACCGACGGAAATTCTCGCAGAACAGCATCATCATTCTTTAAAAGAATTGTTTAATGGACGCGCTAAAGTTGCATTATTGACTGGTTCAATTAAGGGTAAACGCCGCAAAGAGATTTTGGAGAGCATTCAGAAAGGTGAAATAGATATTTTGATTGGCACCCATGCATTGATTCAGGATGAGGTGCATTTTAAAGATTTAGGATTTGTAATTGTAGATGAACAGCATAGATTTGGGGTGAATCAACGGAGAGCTTTAAGAGATAAAGGGCTGAACCCGGATGTGTTGTTTATGACGGCTACGCCTATTCCGAGGACGTTAGCGATTACAGCCTTTGGCGATATGGATGTCTCCGTCATAGATGAGATGCCGGCAGGACGCAAACCAGTAGAAACCTATTGGGTGAAAGGGCAAATGACGGAGCGTGTTTTATCTTTTATCCAAAAGGAAATTGATAAAGGTCATCAGGCGTATGTGATCTGCCCACTCATTGAAGAATCTGATCAATTGGATATCCAAAATGCGGTAGAACTTTATGAACAGTTATCCACGGTTTATGAACCTGATATTCCTGTTGGATTGATGCATGGTCGATTACACAATGACGAAAAAGAGCAAGTGATGCAGCAATTCGCAAACAACGAGCTGAAAGTTTTAGTTTCCACAACAGTTGTAGAGGTAGGTGTGAACGTTCCAAATGCCACAGTAATGGTCATCTATGATGCTGAAAGGTTTGGTCTGTCTCAGCTTCACCAATTAAGAGGACGTGTAGGAAGAGGATCCGAACAAAGTTACTGTATATTGCTTGCGGATCCGAAAGGGGATGTCGGCAAAGAAAGAATGAGAATCATGACAGAGACAAGCGACGGTTTTGAGTTATCTGAGCAGGATTTGAAGCTTAGAGGTCCTGGTGACTTTTTTGGTAAGAAGCAAAGTGGTATGCCGGAGTTTAAAGTCGGAGATATGGTTCATGATTATCGAGCATTAGAAACAGCTAGAAAAGATGCTGCTGAGATGATTTTTAACGAATCATTAGACCGAGATGAGAGATACAGATCTTTGAAGGAGAAAGTCTATGAGGATGAAAGGCTGCTAGGAGATGTTTTGGATTAA
- a CDS encoding NCS2 family permease — MLKQHTKQVSWKKEFMAGLIGYFTTVYIVAVNSQILESAGLPLESGMVATILASAIGCLIMAIYAKAPMVLIPGMGVNALFAYSIVEGTGLNFQEGLAVVLMASLLFLVTAFTRLGDWLKHAIPESLKHAITVGLGMFLTLIGLEKGGLVVRGEHSLITLGNPSSAMVITSLLTLFIGIFLFTRNVPGNFLVTMVVGTVIAYFTGILNQPGEMISLKEQSWVFMPDFSSIGEFGFWMAVFPLAIVLIFENMGLIHGQLSMLGQEDKFKRSYQATAFASLTSGLFGTSPTVSSAESAAVIASGGKTGRAALTMGALFIGTLLLIPWISMVPSTAISPILIIVGALMVQNIREIPLDQLSESMPAFLIIVMIPFTYSIADGMAFGFIAYPIVKIAIGKQRELSTPVVLIAMVFLIEFIMRTLGH, encoded by the coding sequence ATGCTAAAACAGCATACAAAGCAAGTCAGCTGGAAGAAAGAATTTATGGCTGGCTTAATCGGTTACTTCACAACAGTGTACATCGTGGCCGTTAACAGTCAAATTCTCGAGAGTGCTGGTCTGCCGCTTGAAAGCGGTATGGTTGCAACAATTCTTGCCAGCGCCATCGGCTGTTTGATCATGGCTATATACGCCAAAGCGCCTATGGTTCTCATTCCAGGGATGGGAGTCAATGCTCTGTTTGCCTATTCTATAGTAGAAGGTACAGGCCTGAATTTTCAAGAAGGACTAGCCGTGGTGTTGATGGCCTCTCTCTTATTTCTAGTGACAGCTTTTACTAGATTAGGAGATTGGCTGAAGCATGCGATTCCAGAATCATTGAAGCATGCGATAACGGTTGGACTGGGAATGTTTCTAACTTTGATCGGTTTAGAAAAAGGCGGCCTTGTCGTTCGAGGTGAACACTCATTGATTACTTTAGGAAATCCCTCATCTGCCATGGTGATTACAAGTCTTTTAACCTTGTTCATCGGTATATTCCTTTTCACAAGAAATGTACCAGGAAACTTTCTTGTCACAATGGTGGTGGGTACGGTCATCGCATATTTCACTGGCATATTAAATCAGCCAGGAGAGATGATTTCCTTAAAAGAACAATCGTGGGTGTTCATGCCCGACTTCAGCAGCATCGGAGAATTTGGATTTTGGATGGCTGTATTTCCTTTAGCCATCGTTCTGATCTTTGAGAATATGGGATTAATTCATGGACAATTGAGCATGCTAGGCCAAGAAGACAAATTCAAACGTTCTTACCAAGCCACAGCTTTCGCCTCCCTGACTAGCGGTCTTTTCGGTACATCACCGACTGTGTCCTCAGCAGAGAGTGCAGCTGTCATTGCTTCCGGTGGAAAAACTGGAAGAGCAGCTTTAACGATGGGGGCCCTGTTCATCGGTACGCTTTTATTGATCCCATGGATCTCAATGGTACCTTCCACGGCAATCAGCCCGATTCTTATCATAGTCGGTGCACTTATGGTCCAAAACATAAGGGAGATACCACTCGATCAGCTGTCTGAATCAATGCCGGCTTTCCTAATCATTGTTATGATTCCATTCACCTACTCCATCGCTGACGGAATGGCCTTCGGTTTCATTGCTTATCCGATTGTGAAAATAGCGATCGGAAAACAAAGAGAACTATCGACGCCTGTCGTCCTTATAGCCATGGTCTTTCTCATTGAATTTATCATGCGAACCCTCGGGCATTAA
- a CDS encoding YuzF family protein, with amino-acid sequence MNQQNISMTSWIDPYVYQTLSSITGTNVVVQTSQGSLRGPLKNVMPDHIVVEVSGNPFFIRTQEIVWVTPSQF; translated from the coding sequence GTGAACCAGCAAAACATTTCTATGACTTCTTGGATTGACCCTTATGTATATCAGACTTTGTCATCCATTACAGGGACAAATGTCGTTGTCCAAACATCACAGGGCTCACTAAGAGGACCGCTTAAAAATGTCATGCCCGATCACATAGTGGTCGAGGTCAGTGGAAACCCTTTTTTCATCAGGACCCAAGAAATTGTTTGGGTGACCCCTTCTCAATTCTAA
- the rnc gene encoding ribonuclease III yields the protein MGDFSSFQNNINIQFNDVSLLEQAFTHSSYVNEHRKTDREDNERLEFLGDAVLELGVSQYLYREFPDMAEGELTKFRASIVCEVSLVQFANELNFQELILLGKGEEMTGGRNRPALLADVFEAFIGALYLDQGFETVVQFLRSYVYPKVKKGAFSHAMDFKSQLQEFIQRDKNSKIEYEIVEERGPAHSREFIAHVRIQGETGGIGIGRTKKEAEQKAAQQALENHGAIS from the coding sequence ATGGGTGATTTTTCCAGTTTTCAGAACAATATAAATATCCAGTTCAATGATGTTTCGTTACTGGAACAAGCTTTCACACATTCATCTTATGTGAATGAGCATCGTAAAACCGACCGTGAAGACAATGAACGACTCGAGTTTTTGGGAGATGCAGTATTAGAGTTAGGCGTATCCCAATACTTGTATCGAGAGTTTCCTGATATGGCAGAGGGAGAACTGACCAAGTTCCGAGCATCAATCGTTTGTGAAGTTTCCCTTGTGCAATTCGCTAATGAGTTAAATTTTCAGGAACTGATCCTCTTAGGAAAAGGGGAGGAGATGACTGGGGGAAGAAACCGTCCAGCACTTCTTGCAGATGTATTTGAGGCCTTTATAGGGGCTCTCTACCTTGACCAGGGATTCGAGACAGTCGTCCAATTTTTAAGGTCTTATGTGTATCCTAAAGTTAAAAAAGGTGCTTTTTCTCATGCGATGGATTTCAAGAGTCAATTGCAAGAGTTCATTCAACGAGACAAAAACAGCAAGATTGAATACGAGATTGTTGAAGAGAGAGGGCCAGCCCACAGTAGAGAGTTTATCGCTCATGTGAGGATTCAAGGAGAAACCGGCGGAATTGGTATCGGCAGAACAAAGAAAGAAGCTGAACAGAAGGCAGCTCAACAAGCTTTGGAGAACCATGGTGCAATTTCTTAA
- the acpP gene encoding acyl carrier protein has translation MAETFDKVKQIIVDRLDVDESKVTMEASFKEDLEADSLDVVELVMELEDEFDMEISDEEAEKINTVGDAVNYINSVS, from the coding sequence ATGGCAGAAACATTTGATAAAGTAAAACAGATCATCGTTGATCGATTAGACGTTGATGAATCTAAAGTAACAATGGAAGCTTCCTTCAAAGAAGATTTAGAAGCAGACTCTTTAGACGTAGTAGAGCTTGTAATGGAGCTGGAAGACGAGTTTGATATGGAAATCTCTGATGAAGAAGCTGAAAAAATCAATACAGTAGGCGACGCTGTGAACTACATAAACAGCGTATCGTAA
- the fabD gene encoding ACP S-malonyltransferase: MKRTAFVFPGQGSQEVGMGKEMYEAYPSVKRLFDEADKALGFSLTTLMFEGPAEELTKTENAQPALLLNSVAINQVLKEQGVTPSMTAGHSLGEYSALVASGSLDPLEAVKLVHLRGKLMEEAYPTGKGTMAAVLGLNQENIEDVIKDFDGELAVDLANINCPGQIVISGTKQGVEEASDKLNEAGAKRVIPLNVSGPFHSRLMKPASADFSDHLSKTEVRDAEVPVYANVTASPVIEAETIEKLLVEQLYSPVRFQQILEAFVEEDVDAIIEVGHGKVLSGLVRKVKRRMKTFNVQNPETLQDFIQWYKEDS, encoded by the coding sequence ATGAAACGAACTGCTTTTGTTTTTCCAGGGCAAGGATCACAAGAAGTAGGAATGGGCAAAGAAATGTATGAGGCTTATCCTTCTGTAAAAAGATTATTTGATGAAGCAGATAAAGCTCTCGGTTTTTCTTTGACTACATTGATGTTTGAAGGACCTGCAGAAGAGTTGACTAAAACAGAAAATGCGCAGCCGGCTCTTTTATTGAATAGTGTGGCCATCAACCAAGTATTGAAAGAACAAGGTGTTACACCAAGTATGACTGCTGGGCACAGTCTGGGAGAATACAGTGCCCTCGTAGCTTCAGGGTCCCTTGATCCGCTAGAAGCAGTTAAACTCGTCCACTTGCGAGGAAAGTTAATGGAAGAGGCTTACCCAACAGGCAAAGGAACTATGGCAGCAGTTCTTGGCTTAAATCAGGAAAATATCGAGGATGTAATCAAGGACTTCGATGGAGAGCTGGCTGTAGACCTCGCAAACATTAACTGTCCTGGTCAGATTGTCATCTCAGGAACAAAGCAAGGTGTAGAAGAAGCATCTGATAAATTAAATGAAGCGGGAGCAAAACGTGTAATTCCACTTAATGTCAGTGGACCTTTCCATTCACGCTTAATGAAGCCTGCGAGTGCTGACTTTTCTGACCATTTATCCAAAACAGAAGTACGTGATGCGGAGGTACCTGTCTATGCTAATGTGACAGCCTCTCCTGTTATAGAGGCTGAAACCATTGAGAAACTGCTCGTTGAACAACTGTATTCTCCAGTTCGTTTCCAGCAGATCTTAGAAGCCTTTGTGGAAGAGGATGTTGACGCAATCATCGAAGTTGGTCATGGGAAAGTGCTTAGCGGACTTGTCCGAAAAGTGAAGCGTAGAATGAAAACATTCAACGTACAGAATCCAGAAACTCTACAAGATTTCATTCAGTGGTATAAGGAGGATTCGTAA